One window of Abyssisolibacter fermentans genomic DNA carries:
- a CDS encoding methionine ABC transporter permease has product MDNFINLVLPSLWETIYMVLFSSLFALLLGFPLGILLVISEKDGIWEQPLLNSILSFIINICRSFPFIILMILVFPLSRIVVGTTIGTTASIVPLAISAAPFVARIVETSLKEIDKGIIEASLAMGCTVKQIIFKVLIPEAMPSLVLGITLTIISIIGYSAMAGAIGGGGLGDLALRYGYQRFQTDIMVESVVLIIILVQGIQAIGNKIENIISNRR; this is encoded by the coding sequence ATGGATAATTTTATTAATCTTGTACTGCCATCTTTATGGGAAACAATTTATATGGTCTTATTTTCAAGTCTTTTCGCACTTTTATTAGGTTTTCCTTTAGGTATACTTCTAGTAATAAGTGAAAAGGATGGTATTTGGGAACAACCATTATTAAATTCTATATTAAGTTTTATTATTAACATTTGCAGGTCTTTTCCTTTTATTATATTGATGATCTTGGTATTTCCACTATCGAGGATTGTCGTAGGAACGACTATAGGTACTACTGCAAGTATTGTTCCTTTGGCTATTTCAGCAGCCCCTTTTGTTGCCAGAATAGTTGAAACATCATTAAAAGAAATTGATAAAGGAATTATAGAAGCTTCACTTGCTATGGGTTGTACTGTTAAGCAAATAATATTTAAAGTTTTAATACCAGAGGCTATGCCATCTTTAGTTTTAGGTATAACTTTAACTATTATTAGCATAATAGGCTATTCTGCTATGGCTGGTGCTATTGGAGGAGGTGGTCTTGGAGATTTAGCACTAAGATATGGATATCAAAGGTTTCAAACTGACATAATGGTTGAATCTGTTGTACTTATAATTATTCTAGTTCAAGGTATTCAAGCAATAGGCAATAAAATTGAAAACATAATATCAAATAGAAGATAG
- a CDS encoding methionine ABC transporter ATP-binding protein, with the protein MISIENLTKEFSNSSNSTVAVDNINLEINENEIFGIIGLSGAGKSTLIRMLNRLEEPTQGSVIIKDRDITKLNKKELNKIRKKIGMIFQHFNLLKSRTVSKNIAFPLEIAGHNKAEINNRVTELLKLVELGDKANSYPSELSGGQKQRVAIARALANKPDILLCDEATSALDPKTTKSILKLLKNIQNKLGLTVVLITHQMEVIKDVCDRVAIIEAGKIIELDTVKQVFSNPKTETAKAFLSHIKKTEIDDIDIPKIPGSKVIKLNFVGKTSKQPIICKMIRSFDISLNILSGNIHELLSTSLGTLLIQISGNDDEVEKALAWLKSKDIRLDVIWNG; encoded by the coding sequence ATGATAAGTATAGAAAATTTGACCAAAGAATTTTCTAACAGCTCTAATTCTACTGTTGCTGTTGATAACATTAATTTAGAGATAAATGAAAATGAAATATTTGGAATTATTGGTCTTAGTGGTGCGGGTAAATCAACTCTAATTAGAATGTTAAATAGACTTGAAGAACCTACACAAGGTAGTGTAATTATTAAAGACAGAGATATAACAAAGTTAAACAAAAAAGAACTTAACAAAATAAGAAAAAAAATAGGTATGATATTTCAACATTTTAATCTGCTTAAATCAAGAACAGTTTCGAAGAACATTGCTTTCCCTCTTGAAATAGCAGGACACAATAAAGCTGAGATTAATAATCGTGTTACTGAACTATTAAAACTCGTTGAATTAGGAGATAAAGCAAATAGTTATCCTAGTGAGCTAAGCGGTGGACAAAAACAAAGAGTTGCTATTGCTAGAGCTTTAGCAAATAAGCCTGATATTCTACTATGTGATGAAGCTACCTCAGCTCTGGACCCTAAGACAACTAAATCAATACTTAAATTATTAAAAAACATACAAAATAAACTTGGTCTTACTGTAGTTTTGATAACTCATCAAATGGAAGTCATTAAGGATGTTTGTGATAGAGTTGCAATCATTGAAGCAGGGAAAATTATCGAGCTGGACACAGTAAAACAAGTTTTTAGTAACCCAAAAACTGAAACTGCAAAAGCTTTTTTGTCACATATTAAAAAGACAGAAATTGATGATATTGATATTCCTAAGATTCCCGGTTCTAAGGTTATAAAACTCAATTTTGTTGGTAAAACATCAAAACAACCTATTATATGCAAAATGATTAGGTCTTTTGATATAAGCCTAAATATACTATCCGGAAATATACATGAATTATTATCTACTAGTTTAGGGACTTTATTAATTCAAATTTCAGGTAATGATGATGAAGTTGAAAAAGCTCTTGCTTGGTTAAAAAGTAAAGATATCAGATTGGATGTGATTTGGAATGGATAA